Proteins found in one Amycolatopsis umgeniensis genomic segment:
- the recF gene encoding DNA replication/repair protein RecF (All proteins in this family for which functions are known are DNA-binding proteins that assist the filamentation of RecA onto DNA for the initiation of recombination or recombinational repair.), whose translation MYLRHLQVTDFRSWPQADLALEPGPTVLVGQNGRGKTNLLEAIGYIATLGSHRVATDAPLVRHGCERALIRVAVVNEDRELTVELEITPGKANRARINRGAVGKPRDVLGILRTVLFSPEDLALVRGDPGERRRFMDELLVLRAPRYAGVRADYEKVLKQRNALLKTAGKRRTGREDPYALSTLDVWDDHLAVAGAALLAARLNLIADLAPYAAAAYMGVAPDSRPAKIAYKSSLGEAMPEGYGVSDGPRADQAVLKDVLVEALKRSRNLELERGVSMVGPHRDELDLILGEAPAKGYASHGESWSFALALRLGSYELLRGEAGEPVLLLDDVFAELDRRRRARLAEVAAGAEQVLVTAAVDEDVPAELAGHRFLVADGEINRG comes from the coding sequence TTGTACCTCAGACATCTCCAGGTCACCGACTTCCGGTCCTGGCCACAAGCCGATCTCGCGCTCGAACCCGGCCCGACCGTCCTCGTCGGACAAAACGGCCGCGGCAAGACGAACCTCCTGGAGGCGATCGGCTACATCGCGACACTGGGTTCGCATCGCGTCGCGACAGACGCGCCGTTGGTGCGGCACGGCTGTGAACGCGCGCTGATCAGGGTCGCGGTGGTCAACGAAGACCGCGAACTGACGGTCGAGCTGGAGATCACCCCCGGCAAGGCGAACCGCGCGCGGATCAACCGCGGCGCGGTCGGCAAGCCCCGTGACGTGCTCGGGATCCTGCGTACGGTGCTGTTCTCCCCGGAGGACCTGGCACTCGTACGCGGGGATCCCGGCGAGCGCCGTCGCTTCATGGACGAGCTCCTCGTGCTGCGCGCGCCCCGGTACGCCGGGGTCCGTGCCGACTACGAGAAGGTCCTGAAGCAGCGGAACGCCCTGCTCAAGACGGCGGGCAAGCGGCGTACGGGGCGCGAAGACCCGTACGCGTTGTCGACGCTCGATGTCTGGGACGACCATCTGGCGGTGGCGGGCGCCGCGTTGCTGGCCGCCCGGCTCAACCTCATCGCGGACCTCGCGCCTTACGCGGCCGCCGCGTACATGGGGGTCGCGCCCGACTCGAGACCGGCGAAGATCGCGTACAAATCGAGCTTGGGCGAAGCGATGCCGGAGGGCTACGGCGTCTCGGACGGCCCTCGCGCGGACCAAGCGGTTCTCAAGGATGTGCTGGTAGAGGCGCTGAAGCGGTCCCGGAACCTGGAGCTGGAGCGCGGGGTGAGCATGGTCGGCCCGCACCGGGACGAGCTCGACCTCATCCTCGGCGAAGCGCCGGCGAAGGGCTACGCGAGCCATGGGGAGTCCTGGTCGTTCGCCCTCGCACTGCGTCTGGGAAGCTACGAGCTCCTGCGTGGCGAGGCCGGGGAACCGGTGCTTCTGCTGGATGATGTGTTCGCCGAGCTGGACCGGCGTCGCCGGGCCCGGCTGGCGGAGGTGGCGGCAGGCGCCGAGCAGGTGCTGGTGACCGCCGCCGTGGACGAGGACGTACCCGCCGAACTGGCCGGGCACCGATTCCTCGTGGCAGATGGTGAGATCAACCGAGGGTGA
- a CDS encoding DciA family protein, with protein MEAAKAKAKARGVEPGVRRGRITGGGAGSNGQSPRRRRWSGPGADTRDPQPLGRLASRIAVDRGWNTRLANGQVFGHWARLVGDEVAEHAQPVALKDGELTVRASSTAWATQLRLLQGQLLTKIAAGVGHGVVKRMRIQGPTAPSWRKGPRHVPGRGPRDTYG; from the coding sequence CTGGAGGCCGCCAAGGCCAAAGCGAAGGCGCGCGGAGTTGAACCGGGCGTGCGCCGCGGCCGTATCACCGGAGGGGGAGCCGGTTCGAACGGTCAGAGCCCGCGACGTCGTCGCTGGTCAGGGCCGGGTGCCGACACCCGTGACCCGCAGCCGCTCGGCAGGCTCGCCTCCCGGATCGCGGTCGACCGCGGCTGGAACACGCGGCTGGCCAACGGTCAGGTCTTCGGCCACTGGGCCCGGCTCGTGGGTGACGAGGTCGCCGAGCACGCCCAGCCGGTGGCCCTGAAGGACGGCGAGCTGACCGTGCGCGCCAGTTCGACGGCGTGGGCGACGCAGTTGCGCCTGCTCCAGGGGCAGCTGTTGACGAAGATCGCGGCCGGTGTCGGCCACGGTGTCGTGAAGAGGATGCGGATTCAAGGGCCGACGGCCCCGAGTTGGCGGAAGGGGCCGCGGCACGTCCCAGGACGTGGTCCGCGTGACACGTACGGCTGA
- the gyrB gene encoding DNA topoisomerase (ATP-hydrolyzing) subunit B, with amino-acid sequence MTENKSEYNASSITVLEGLEAVRKRPGMYIGSTGERGLHHLVQEVVDNSVDEAMAGYATKVEVTLLADGGVRVVDDGRGIPVDMHPKEKKPTLEVVLTVLHAGGKFDSDSYAVSGGLHGVGVSVVNALSTKLIAEIKRGGHSWRQEYTDQIPGELEDLGPAEDTGTVITFWADGDIFETTTYNFETISRRLQEMAFLNKGLTLSLRDERVADEETEEDASGQAARVKEKTYCYPGGLEDFVKHINGSKDPIHASVISFEAKGTGLEVEVAMQWNNGFTPSVYTFANTINTHEGGTHEEGFRAALTRVVNAYAREKKLLKEKDANLTGDDVREGLAAIVSIKLSEPQFEGQTKTKLGNSEAKTFVQQTSNEWLADWFERNPTEAKTVINKSISSSQARMAARKARDLVRRKGALEIGGLPGKLKDCRSTNPSECELYIVEGDSAGGSAKEGRDSMYQAILPIRGKIINVEKARIDRVLKNTEVQSLITALGTGIHDEFDLEKLRYHKIVLMADADVDGQHITTLLLTLLFRFMTPLIEHGHVFLSRPPLYKIKWPRQEPEYAYSDRERDAVIKAGVESGRKLPKDDAIQRYKGLGEMNAEELWETTMDPANRLLGQVTLDDAAQADDLFSVLMGEDVEARRSFITRNAKDVRFLDV; translated from the coding sequence GTGACCGAGAACAAGAGCGAGTACAACGCGTCGTCGATCACGGTGCTCGAAGGCCTCGAAGCAGTCCGCAAGCGTCCCGGTATGTACATCGGTTCCACCGGAGAACGCGGCCTCCACCACCTCGTCCAAGAGGTGGTGGACAACTCCGTCGACGAGGCGATGGCCGGTTACGCCACCAAGGTCGAGGTTACCCTGCTGGCCGACGGCGGGGTGCGGGTCGTCGACGACGGCCGCGGTATCCCGGTCGACATGCACCCCAAGGAGAAGAAGCCGACCCTCGAGGTCGTGCTCACCGTGCTCCACGCGGGCGGCAAGTTCGACAGCGACTCGTACGCGGTCTCCGGTGGTCTGCACGGCGTCGGCGTCTCCGTGGTGAACGCGCTCTCGACCAAGCTGATCGCCGAGATCAAACGCGGCGGGCACAGCTGGCGCCAGGAGTACACCGACCAGATCCCCGGCGAGCTGGAGGACCTCGGCCCGGCCGAGGACACCGGCACCGTCATCACCTTCTGGGCCGACGGCGACATCTTCGAGACCACGACGTACAACTTCGAGACGATCTCCCGGCGTCTTCAGGAGATGGCCTTCCTCAACAAGGGCCTGACCCTCTCGCTGCGCGACGAGCGCGTCGCCGACGAAGAGACCGAAGAGGACGCTTCCGGCCAGGCGGCACGGGTCAAGGAAAAGACCTACTGCTACCCCGGCGGGCTCGAAGACTTCGTCAAGCACATCAACGGCAGCAAGGACCCGATCCACGCCAGCGTGATCTCCTTCGAGGCCAAGGGCACCGGCCTCGAGGTCGAGGTCGCCATGCAGTGGAACAACGGCTTCACACCGTCGGTGTACACCTTCGCCAACACGATCAACACGCACGAGGGCGGCACGCACGAAGAGGGCTTCCGCGCCGCGCTCACCCGCGTCGTCAACGCGTACGCGCGCGAGAAGAAGCTGCTCAAGGAGAAGGACGCCAACCTGACCGGTGACGACGTGCGCGAGGGTCTCGCCGCGATCGTCTCGATCAAGCTGTCCGAGCCGCAGTTCGAGGGCCAGACCAAGACCAAGCTGGGCAACAGCGAGGCGAAGACGTTCGTGCAGCAGACGTCGAACGAGTGGCTGGCCGACTGGTTCGAGCGCAATCCCACCGAGGCGAAGACGGTCATCAACAAGTCGATCTCCTCGTCGCAGGCGCGGATGGCCGCCCGCAAGGCACGCGACCTGGTCCGCCGCAAGGGCGCGCTGGAGATCGGCGGGCTGCCCGGCAAGCTCAAGGACTGCCGGTCGACCAACCCGTCGGAATGCGAGCTCTACATCGTCGAGGGTGACTCGGCCGGTGGTTCGGCCAAGGAAGGCCGAGACTCGATGTACCAGGCGATCCTGCCGATCCGGGGCAAGATCATCAACGTCGAGAAGGCCCGTATCGACCGGGTCCTCAAGAACACCGAGGTCCAGTCGCTGATCACCGCGCTCGGCACCGGCATCCACGACGAGTTCGACCTCGAGAAGCTGCGCTACCACAAGATCGTGCTGATGGCCGACGCCGACGTCGACGGCCAGCACATCACCACGCTGCTGCTCACCCTGCTGTTCCGCTTCATGACCCCGCTGATCGAGCACGGGCACGTGTTCCTCTCGCGGCCGCCGCTGTACAAGATCAAGTGGCCGCGGCAGGAGCCGGAGTACGCCTACTCGGACCGGGAACGCGACGCCGTCATCAAGGCGGGTGTCGAGAGCGGCCGGAAGCTGCCGAAGGACGACGCGATCCAGCGCTACAAGGGTCTCGGCGAGATGAACGCCGAAGAGCTGTGGGAGACCACGATGGACCCGGCGAACCGCCTGCTCGGCCAGGTCACCTTGGACGACGCCGCACAGGCCGACGATCTCTTCTCCGTCCTCATGGGCGAGGACGTCGAAGCGCGCCGCTCCTTCATCACGCGTAACGCCAAGGACGTGCGCTTCTTGGACGTCTAG
- the gyrA gene encoding DNA gyrase subunit A, giving the protein MTETLPPAPDHDRIEPVDIQQEMQRSYIDYAMSVIVSRALPDVRDGLKPVHRRVLYSMFDSGFRPERGYNKCSRVVGDVMGNYHPHGDSAIYDALVRLAQPWSLRYPLIDGQGNFGSPGNDPAAAMRYTESRLAHLAMHMLQDIEEDTVDFSDNYDGRTQEPDVLPARFPNLLVNGGSGIAVGMATNIPPHNLREVAEGVKWALENFEATDDELLAALLVRVKGPDFPTKAMILGTSGIEDAYRTGRGSVRMRAVVEVEEDAKGRTILVVSELPFQVNPDNLVENIANLVRDGKLTGISDIADESNSRSGMRIVVTIKRDAVAKVVLNNLFKHTQLQQNFGVNMLALVDGVPRTLRLDQMIRHYVKHQIEVIVRRTRFRLRKAEERAHILRGLVKALDMLDEVIALIRRSPSAEEARPALMSLLDVDEIQATAILDMQLRRLAALERQRIVDTLAEIELEIADLKDILEKPERQRTIIAEELQEIVDKYGDDRRTKIIPFDGEVSVEDLIAVEDVVVTITRTGYAKRTKTDLYRSQKRGGKGVQGATLKQDDIVQHFFVCSTHDWILFFTNKGRVYRAKAYDLPEANRNARGQHVANLLAFQPDEKIAQVIEIPNYEVSPYLVLATRRGLVKKTKLTDFDSNRAGGLIAVNLREGDELVGAVLAAAEDDLLLVSAEGQSIRFHATDEALRPMGRATSGVLGMRFNDGDELLGINVVQPDRFLLVATGGGYAKRTPTDDYPVQGRGGKGVLTIQYDQKRGRLVGAVIVDAEDELYAITSSGGVIRTSAGQVRKAGRQTKGVRLMNLDEGTTLLAVARNADEPSDVATADSSEGEETPASEQ; this is encoded by the coding sequence ATGACGGAAACCTTGCCGCCGGCTCCGGACCACGACCGGATCGAACCGGTCGACATCCAGCAGGAGATGCAGCGCTCCTACATCGACTACGCGATGAGCGTCATCGTGTCGCGGGCGCTGCCGGACGTGCGGGACGGCCTCAAGCCGGTGCACCGCCGGGTGCTGTACTCGATGTTCGACTCCGGCTTCCGCCCCGAGCGCGGGTACAACAAGTGCTCCCGCGTCGTCGGCGACGTGATGGGCAACTACCACCCGCACGGTGACTCCGCGATCTACGACGCGCTGGTGCGGCTCGCCCAGCCGTGGTCGCTGCGGTACCCGCTGATCGACGGGCAGGGCAACTTCGGCTCGCCGGGCAACGACCCCGCGGCCGCCATGCGATACACCGAGTCCAGGCTCGCGCATCTCGCGATGCACATGCTGCAGGACATCGAAGAAGACACCGTCGACTTCTCCGACAACTACGACGGCCGCACCCAGGAACCCGACGTCCTGCCGGCGCGGTTCCCGAACCTGCTGGTCAACGGTGGTTCCGGGATCGCGGTCGGGATGGCGACCAACATCCCGCCGCACAACCTGCGCGAGGTCGCCGAGGGCGTCAAGTGGGCGCTGGAGAACTTCGAGGCGACCGACGACGAACTGCTCGCCGCGCTGCTGGTCCGTGTCAAGGGACCGGACTTCCCGACCAAGGCGATGATCCTCGGCACCTCCGGCATCGAGGACGCGTACCGCACCGGCCGCGGTTCCGTGCGCATGCGCGCGGTCGTCGAGGTCGAAGAGGACGCCAAGGGCCGCACGATCCTGGTCGTTTCCGAGCTGCCGTTCCAGGTCAACCCGGACAACCTGGTCGAGAACATCGCGAACCTGGTCCGCGACGGCAAGCTCACCGGCATCTCCGACATCGCCGACGAGTCCAACAGCCGCAGCGGGATGCGGATCGTCGTCACGATCAAACGTGACGCGGTCGCGAAGGTCGTGCTGAACAACCTGTTCAAGCACACCCAGCTGCAGCAGAACTTCGGTGTCAACATGCTGGCCCTCGTCGACGGCGTGCCCCGCACGCTGCGCCTGGACCAGATGATCCGGCACTACGTGAAGCACCAGATCGAGGTCATCGTCCGCCGGACCCGCTTCCGGCTGCGCAAGGCCGAAGAGCGCGCCCACATCCTGCGCGGTCTGGTCAAGGCGCTGGACATGCTCGACGAGGTCATCGCCCTGATCCGGCGCTCGCCCTCGGCCGAAGAGGCCAGGCCCGCCCTGATGAGCCTGCTCGACGTCGACGAAATCCAGGCGACAGCGATCCTGGACATGCAGCTCCGCCGCCTCGCGGCACTGGAGCGGCAGCGGATCGTCGACACCCTGGCCGAGATCGAACTCGAGATCGCCGACCTCAAGGACATCCTCGAGAAGCCCGAGCGGCAGCGCACGATCATCGCCGAGGAACTGCAGGAGATCGTCGACAAATACGGCGACGACCGGCGCACCAAGATCATCCCGTTCGACGGCGAGGTTTCGGTCGAGGACCTCATCGCCGTCGAGGACGTCGTCGTCACGATCACCCGCACGGGTTACGCCAAGCGAACGAAAACCGACCTCTACCGATCGCAGAAACGCGGCGGCAAGGGCGTCCAGGGCGCGACCCTCAAACAGGACGACATCGTCCAGCACTTCTTCGTCTGCTCGACGCACGACTGGATCCTGTTCTTCACGAACAAGGGCCGCGTCTACCGCGCCAAGGCCTACGACCTGCCCGAGGCCAACCGCAACGCGCGCGGCCAGCACGTCGCGAACCTGCTCGCGTTCCAGCCGGACGAGAAGATCGCCCAGGTCATCGAGATCCCGAACTACGAGGTCTCGCCGTACCTGGTGCTCGCGACCCGCCGCGGCCTGGTGAAGAAGACCAAGCTCACCGACTTCGACTCCAACCGCGCCGGCGGCCTCATCGCGGTCAACCTCCGCGAGGGCGACGAACTGGTCGGGGCCGTGCTCGCGGCCGCGGAAGACGACCTGCTGTTGGTGTCCGCGGAAGGCCAGTCCATCCGCTTCCACGCCACCGACGAAGCACTGCGCCCGATGGGCCGCGCGACGTCCGGTGTGCTGGGCATGCGGTTCAACGACGGCGACGAACTGCTCGGCATCAACGTCGTCCAGCCGGACAGGTTCCTCCTGGTCGCCACCGGCGGTGGCTACGCGAAGCGCACCCCGACAGACGACTACCCGGTCCAGGGCCGCGGTGGCAAGGGTGTGCTCACCATTCAGTACGACCAGAAACGTGGCAGGCTGGTGGGTGCGGTCATCGTCGACGCCGAAGACGAGCTCTACGCGATCACCTCCAGCGGCGGGGTGATCCGGACTTCGGCCGGGCAGGTGCGCAAGGCAGGCAGGCAGACGAAGGGGGTGCGGCTGATGAATCTCGACGAAGGAACCACTCTTCTCGCGGTCGCACGCAACGCGGACGAGCCCTCAGACGTCGCCACTGCAGATAGTTCTGAAGGAGAAGAAACCCCGGCGTCGGAGCAGTAG
- a CDS encoding DUF3566 domain-containing protein — MTPSEKPEAGGAQAGSSSPPWQRDSGAGEADGASEQTVSVSSVATEDVAHSEPKQDATAVTDYHGVSGTAAKRLFGDSGEGDQPAPSAIPSASRTRAAPTALRRPGRGPRRASLQIKRFDPWSVLKLSLVLGVALFFVWLVAVGVLYTVLDGMGVWDKLNGTYSSLVGGEGADAPADPLISAGRVFGIAAILGAINIVLISALATVSAFIYNVSADLAGGLEVTLSERE; from the coding sequence GTGACACCATCCGAGAAGCCCGAAGCAGGCGGCGCGCAGGCGGGTTCGTCGAGCCCGCCTTGGCAGCGCGACAGCGGCGCCGGGGAGGCCGACGGCGCCAGTGAGCAGACGGTCTCGGTGTCTTCGGTGGCCACCGAAGACGTGGCCCACTCGGAACCGAAGCAGGACGCGACAGCCGTGACCGACTATCACGGGGTGAGCGGCACCGCCGCGAAGAGGCTCTTCGGCGACAGCGGAGAGGGCGACCAACCCGCCCCCTCCGCCATCCCGTCCGCCTCCCGCACGCGTGCCGCGCCCACCGCGCTCCGCCGCCCCGGCCGCGGACCGCGTCGCGCCAGCCTGCAGATCAAACGCTTCGACCCCTGGTCGGTGCTGAAACTGTCCCTCGTCCTCGGCGTCGCGCTGTTCTTCGTGTGGCTCGTCGCCGTCGGCGTCCTGTACACCGTCCTCGACGGCATGGGCGTCTGGGACAAACTCAACGGGACCTATTCGTCGCTCGTCGGCGGAGAAGGGGCCGACGCGCCGGCCGACCCGTTGATCAGCGCCGGCCGCGTCTTCGGGATCGCGGCCATCCTCGGCGCCATCAACATCGTGCTGATCTCGGCCCTCGCCACCGTCAGCGCGTTCATCTACAACGTCTCCGCCGACCTGGCCGGAGGCCTCGAAGTGACCCTTTCCGAACGAGAGTGA
- a CDS encoding DLW-39 family protein: MKKLLALAVIAGGVLFVIKRNKAAKAEADLWREATAPTERPLGAVSTNGSAPAKAADASRNN; the protein is encoded by the coding sequence ATGAAGAAGCTGTTGGCACTCGCGGTCATCGCGGGCGGCGTGCTGTTCGTGATCAAGCGCAACAAGGCCGCCAAGGCCGAGGCCGACCTCTGGCGTGAGGCCACCGCGCCGACCGAGCGTCCGCTCGGCGCCGTTTCCACGAACGGAAGCGCCCCGGCCAAGGCCGCGGACGCGTCCCGCAACAACTGA
- a CDS encoding YbaB/EbfC family nucleoid-associated protein yields the protein MADKPAPKKPANDREAMVEALATLSVDASSPDGAVSVSVNTDGVMTRLRVSEAASRMSPAEIADAVMRTYQEAQQGSAKRSAELMAPLGNAGYLTDRLRWRLGFTPSFQQTGEPVAPVPPRTPASTENVVLKDRSAEPAGPEEQPEPAETDDQYYEQGLRYNPSW from the coding sequence GTGGCTGACAAACCGGCGCCCAAGAAGCCCGCCAACGACCGGGAAGCGATGGTCGAGGCGCTGGCCACCCTGTCGGTGGACGCGTCCTCACCGGACGGCGCCGTCTCCGTCTCGGTCAACACCGACGGTGTGATGACCCGGCTCAGAGTGAGCGAAGCCGCGTCGCGGATGTCGCCCGCCGAGATCGCGGACGCCGTCATGCGGACCTACCAGGAGGCGCAGCAAGGATCCGCGAAACGCAGTGCGGAACTGATGGCGCCGCTCGGCAACGCCGGTTACCTCACGGACAGGCTTCGCTGGCGGCTCGGGTTCACTCCTTCGTTCCAGCAGACCGGCGAGCCGGTTGCACCGGTGCCGCCCCGGACGCCTGCGAGTACCGAGAACGTGGTGCTCAAAGACCGTTCGGCCGAACCGGCCGGGCCCGAGGAACAGCCCGAACCGGCGGAAACCGACGACCAGTACTACGAGCAAGGCCTGCGGTACAACCCTTCCTGGTAG
- a CDS encoding amidase has translation MVGLEGSLLEAGQALRRGEVTSVELTERALAVADEFGVYLARFPDHALASARRADRDFAAGVDRGPVQGIPLGVKDLIAVAEGPTTAQSVVLDWGTGVDAAVTRRLKAAGGVIVGKTSTMEFGCGVPDGTKPFPIPRNPRDTERWAGGSSSGTASGVAAGMFFAGLGSDTAGSIRMPAAFCGVTGLMPTHGRVSGAGCVPLASSLDRVGPLARTVRDCAALLEVIAEVPFVAPEFTGDLTGLRIGVVREHHFPEGADPALAGVFDEALSALEGLGAELVEVALPHWSELTTAVLVTASCEALAQHRSELITRWHDYGVSTRAIFAAGSLISGADYVQAQRVRQVARRELTRLLEDVDVIASPVASIGAPLLTVVADEAGQQNADVFGKINTPYWNGVGNPVLAVPMGETADGLPLSLQLAGDLFDEATVLRVGEAFQRQEVR, from the coding sequence GTGGTGGGACTCGAAGGCTCCCTGCTCGAAGCAGGGCAGGCATTGCGTCGCGGAGAGGTGACCAGCGTCGAGTTGACGGAGCGCGCGCTCGCCGTCGCTGACGAATTCGGGGTGTATCTCGCTCGGTTCCCGGATCACGCGCTGGCGTCGGCGCGGCGGGCGGATCGGGACTTCGCGGCCGGGGTCGATCGCGGGCCGGTGCAGGGGATTCCGTTGGGGGTCAAGGATCTCATCGCCGTCGCGGAAGGGCCGACGACCGCGCAGAGTGTCGTGCTCGACTGGGGCACGGGTGTCGACGCCGCGGTGACGCGGCGGCTCAAGGCGGCGGGTGGGGTCATCGTCGGGAAGACGTCGACGATGGAGTTCGGCTGCGGGGTGCCGGACGGTACCAAGCCCTTCCCGATTCCGCGGAATCCCCGCGACACCGAACGGTGGGCGGGCGGCTCCAGTTCGGGGACGGCGAGCGGGGTCGCCGCCGGGATGTTCTTCGCCGGGCTCGGTTCGGATACCGCGGGCAGTATCCGGATGCCCGCGGCGTTCTGCGGTGTCACCGGGCTGATGCCGACTCACGGCCGGGTTTCGGGGGCGGGTTGTGTGCCGCTCGCCTCCAGCCTCGACAGGGTCGGCCCGCTCGCCCGCACCGTGCGCGACTGCGCGGCGCTGCTGGAGGTCATCGCCGAAGTGCCTTTCGTGGCACCGGAATTCACCGGCGATCTGACCGGCCTGCGGATCGGGGTCGTCCGGGAGCACCACTTTCCCGAAGGCGCCGACCCCGCGCTGGCAGGCGTTTTCGATGAAGCACTGTCCGCCCTGGAGGGTCTGGGCGCCGAGCTCGTCGAGGTCGCGTTGCCGCACTGGAGTGAGCTGACGACAGCGGTACTGGTCACCGCGAGCTGCGAAGCGCTGGCCCAGCACCGGTCAGAGCTGATCACGCGCTGGCACGACTACGGCGTCTCGACGCGGGCGATCTTCGCGGCCGGGTCGTTGATATCCGGTGCCGATTACGTTCAGGCGCAACGGGTTCGCCAGGTCGCACGACGGGAACTGACCCGGCTGCTCGAGGACGTCGACGTGATCGCGAGTCCCGTCGCTTCGATCGGCGCTCCGCTTCTGACGGTGGTGGCCGACGAGGCCGGTCAGCAGAACGCCGACGTTTTCGGCAAGATCAACACGCCGTACTGGAACGGCGTCGGCAACCCGGTCCTCGCGGTGCCGATGGGCGAAACCGCCGACGGTCTGCCGCTGTCCTTGCAACTGGCGGGCGACCTCTTCGACGAGGCGACCGTCCTGCGTGTCGGCGAAGCCTTCCAGCGCCAGGAGGTGCGATGA
- a CDS encoding DHA2 family efflux MFS transporter permease subunit translates to MTRRPGEGAVLALACAGSFVVILDATIVSVALPAVRFGLGFSSGALTWVVNAYTLAFAGFLLLGGRLCDEFGVRRMFVLGMSLFTVARLAAGLAGSPETLLAARTVQGFGGALLMPVTLSLLTTTFTEPARRARVLGTWSAVGAAGAAAGPVIGGLLTQWAGWRWVFFVSVPIGVAAVLAAGAVLPLRDRSRPRGRLDVLGAMLSTAGLVAVVYAVMRFSADDWVLPLVGGLVLLGVFLVHQHRWADEPLVALGIFRLRSVLSGNVVIFLLGLGFLASPILLSLYLQDVHGYSPLQAGLAYLPVGVAMFAGAQTAGGMSMRLGPRRAAALYCAIGAAGFTGVAALTGAHSSYVVSVLLPGMVFGFGTAAAFTPITVAATSGVPERQNGLAAGLLNTVRQTSGAIGLAALTALAAAVTATWQTGLSKGEALVHGYTAAFLASAACLAAAAVVAAATMPGVSSRRADRPGRGTRDSPQGSPHDGR, encoded by the coding sequence ATGACGCGTCGACCCGGTGAAGGCGCCGTGCTCGCGCTGGCCTGCGCCGGATCGTTCGTCGTCATTCTCGACGCGACGATCGTTTCCGTCGCCTTGCCCGCTGTCCGGTTCGGTCTCGGGTTCTCGTCCGGCGCGCTGACCTGGGTGGTGAACGCGTACACGCTCGCCTTCGCCGGATTCCTGTTGCTGGGCGGGCGGTTGTGCGACGAGTTCGGGGTGCGGCGGATGTTCGTGCTCGGGATGAGCCTGTTCACCGTCGCGCGGCTCGCCGCCGGGCTGGCCGGTTCGCCGGAAACGCTGCTGGCCGCCCGGACGGTGCAGGGATTCGGCGGCGCGCTGCTGATGCCGGTGACGTTGTCCCTGCTGACCACGACGTTCACCGAACCCGCCCGTCGCGCGCGAGTGCTGGGCACCTGGAGCGCGGTGGGCGCGGCCGGTGCCGCGGCGGGTCCGGTGATCGGCGGGTTGCTGACCCAGTGGGCGGGCTGGCGCTGGGTGTTCTTCGTCAGCGTCCCGATCGGGGTGGCGGCCGTTCTCGCCGCCGGAGCGGTGCTGCCGCTGCGGGATCGAAGCCGCCCCCGAGGCAGGCTGGACGTGCTCGGCGCGATGCTGTCGACGGCGGGTCTCGTCGCCGTGGTCTACGCGGTGATGCGGTTTTCGGCCGACGACTGGGTGCTTCCGCTGGTCGGCGGGCTCGTCCTGCTCGGTGTGTTCCTGGTGCACCAGCATCGGTGGGCGGACGAACCTCTGGTCGCGCTCGGGATCTTCCGGCTGCGTTCGGTGCTCAGCGGGAACGTGGTGATCTTCCTGCTGGGGCTGGGTTTCCTCGCCAGCCCGATCCTGCTTTCGTTGTACCTGCAGGACGTCCACGGTTACTCGCCGCTGCAGGCGGGGCTGGCCTACCTGCCGGTGGGAGTGGCGATGTTCGCCGGCGCGCAGACGGCGGGCGGGATGTCGATGCGGCTGGGGCCCCGGCGCGCGGCGGCGTTGTACTGCGCGATCGGCGCGGCGGGCTTCACCGGAGTCGCCGCGCTGACCGGTGCGCACTCGTCCTACGTCGTTTCCGTGCTGCTGCCCGGGATGGTCTTCGGTTTCGGGACGGCCGCGGCCTTCACCCCGATCACCGTGGCCGCCACCAGCGGGGTGCCGGAACGGCAGAACGGCCTCGCCGCCGGCTTGCTGAACACGGTGCGGCAGACCAGCGGCGCGATCGGCCTCGCCGCGTTGACCGCGCTCGCGGCCGCGGTGACCGCGACCTGGCAGACCGGCCTGTCGAAGGGGGAGGCGCTGGTGCACGGCTACACCGCCGCGTTCCTCGCTTCCGCCGCCTGCCTCGCGGCCGCCGCGGTGGTCGCGGCGGCCACGATGCCGGGCGTCAGCTCGCGGCGGGCAGATCGACCCGGTCGCGGAACCAGGGACAGTCCTCAAGGCTCCCCTCACGACGGCAGGTGA